The Pseudomonas sp. FP198 genomic interval CGGCATTACGCGCCATCTGCAGGTCGAACGACGAATCCCCGACCATCAGCGCCTGCTCGGGCCGCACATTACAGTGCGCCAAGATCTGCTCAAGCATCAGCGGATGCGGCTTGCTGGCGGTTTCGTCGGCGGCGCGGGTGATGTCGAAATAATCGTCCCAGCCATGGGACTTCAGCACCCGATCCAGCCCGCGCCGCGCCTTGCCGGTCGCGACAGCCAGGTGATAGCCCTCGTCCCGCAGGGTCTGGAGCGTGTCCGCCACGCCGTCGAACAGCGGTGAAGGCTCGGCCTCCAGCGCGATGTAGTGATCGGCATAATGCTGGCGAAAAACGCTCAGCTCATCATCAGCGATTTCCGGGTACAGGCTGCGAATCGCTTCCGGCAGCCCGAGCCCAATGATGCCCTTCACCGCAAAATCATCCCGCCGAGCAAAACCCGTACGGTCCGACGCGACGTGCATCGACTCGACAATCCGACCGATGGAGTTCGCCAGAGTGCCGTCCCAATCGAATATCAGCAGCTTGTAATCAGGATGCACTCAACCGCTCCACGGTCTTGGCCCACATGTCATCCACGGGGGCCTGCAATTTCAGCTCGCCGCCGTCCGGCAATGGCACGGTCAGCATGTAGGCATGGAGGAACAGGCGCTTGCCGCCCAGGTCACGGATTTCCTTGCTGAAGTCATCGTCCCCGTACTTGCTGTCACCGGCAATGCAATGCCCGGCGTGCAGGGTATGGACACGGATCTGGTGGGTCCGCCCAGTGACCGGCTTGGCCTCGACCATGGTGGCGAAGTCGCCGAAACGGCGCAGCACCTTGAACACGGTCAGCGCTTCCTTGCCTTCTTCGTTGACTTCCACCATGCGCTCGCCGGAGCGCAGGTTGCTCTTGAGCAGCGGCGCGCGGACCTGCTTGACGGATGTTTCCCAACGACCGCGCACCAGCGCCATGTAGCGCTTGTCGACGCCATCGCCGCGCAACTGTTCGTGCAGATGACGCAACATGCTGCGCTTCTTGGCAATCATCAACAGCCCGGAGGTGTCCCGATCCAGACGATGGACCAGTTCCAGCTCCTTGGTATCGGGACGCAGTTGACGGAAGGCTTCGATCACGCCGAAATTCAGGCCGCTGCCGCCGTGGACCGCGATGCCCGCGGGCTTGTTGACCACGATCAGGGCCTTGTCTTCGAAGACGATGGCGGCTTCCAGGCGTTGCAACAAGCCTTGTGCCAGTGGCACCGGCTCATCGCGCTCGGGCACGCGAACCGGCGGTACGCGCACGACATCGCCCGCCTGGAGCTTGTATTCAGGCTTGATCCGACCTTTGTTCACCCGCACTTCGCCTTTGCGCAAAATGCGGTAGATCAAGGTCTTGGGCACGCCTTTGAGCCGGGCAAGCAGGAAGTTATCAATTCGTTGGCCGGCATATTCCGGCGAGACCTCAAGCAGTTGAACGCCTGGGGTCGAAGGGGCAGTAGTTGTCATGGCGGCGATGATAACAATTTTTTATGGAATTGAAGCACTTAATCATTGCTGCTATAGTCGCGAACGCCGCCAAAAGTGGCTGGACAGCGGACCAGCGGTCAAAAACCGGCCCTGACCAACGCAATTCACGAGGACGAGAGGCCGTCCTACGGGGCTTTTGCTACGTAACGGTAGAGTTTGCAGGTGTAACGAGCGCAGGTGACATGAGGCCTGAAATACGCCGCAAAGCAGAGTTTTGACTCGCCTTGCGCGCCACATTCACGGCCAGTTCACAAAGTGCAGTCACCCGCAGACGACCCCGAGCGAGAGCTTCGGAAACAACGCCTAAATGAGCCATGATGCGTGACCTCCCCTTCCGGAGCTCACGGTAAATGCCAACCCGCTGCGGATTCTGCGCGCGGCAGCACCCGAATTATCAGGGATACGTGTAGGGTGGAGATGTACAACCGTCGGACTGTGTAGCACTAGGCTTATATTTAGACGCTTCATCTCGTCCACAGGCGCCGGTTGATTCCTCCTCCTGACTGAGTGCTTGAGTACCAGCAAGCAGGACGCGTCCGTCGCGACTTCGCCATCATTGGGTCGAACTCGCTGGACACTGGAATGGCCCCGCCATCGCCAGGACGCACCTGACACCGACCGTGAGAAGTCGTGTGTGCCGAACGCCGTTTCCGGCAGCCCGGAAACCGACGGTACTACATGAAAAGAATGCTGATTAACGCAACTCAACCCGAAGAGTTGCGTGTTGCACTGGTAGACGGCCAGCGCCTCTACGACCTGGATATCGAATCCGGTGCACGCGAGCAGAAGAAGGCCAACATCTATAAAGGCCGGATTACTCGCATCGAACCAAGCCTTGAGGCTGCCTTTGTCGATTTCGGCTCCGAGCGCCACGGCTTCCTGCCCCTCAAAGAAATCTCCCGCGAATACTTCAAGAAAGCCCCCGAAGGCCGCGTCAACATCAAGGACGTCCTGAGCGAAGGCCAGGAAGTCATCGTCCAGGTCGAAAAAGAAGAACGTGGCAACAAGGGCGCCGCCCTGACCACCTTCATCAGCCTCGCCGGCCGCTACCTGGTCCTGATGCCGAACAACCCGCGTGCCGGCGGCATCTCCCGCCGCATCGAAGGCGAAGAGCGCAACGAACTGCGCGAAGCCCTGAACGGCCTGGTCGCACCCGCCGACATGGGCCTGATCGTGCGCACTGCCGGCCTGGGCCGCAGCAGCGAAGAAATGCAGTGGGACCTCGACTACCTGCTGCAACTCTGGACCGCGATCAAGGAAGCCTCGCTGGATCGTTCCGCACCTTTCCTGATCTACCAGGAAAGCAACGTGATCATCCGCGCCATCCGCGACTACCTGCGCCAGGACATCGGCGAAGTGCTGATCGATAGCGTCGAAGCCCAGGACGAAGCCCTGACCTTCATTCGCCAGGTGATGCCGCAATACGCCAGCAAGATCAAGCTCTACGAAGACAGCGTTCCGCTGTTCAACCGTTTCCAGATCGAAAGCCAGATCGAGACCGCCTTCCAGCGCGTCGTCGAACTGCCGTCGGGCGGCTCCATCGTCATCGACCCGACCGAAGCCCTGGTGTCGATCGACATCAACTCGGCGCGCGCCACCAAAGGCAGCGACATCGAAGAAACCGCCCTGCAGACCAACCTTGAAGCCGCCGAAGAAATCGCCCGCCAGTTGCGCCTGCGCGACATCGGCGGCCTGATCGTCATCGACTTCATCGACATGACTCCGGCCAAGAACCAGCGCGCCGTGGAAGAAAAAGTCCGTGAATGCCTGGAAGCCGACCGCGCCCGGGTACAAGTCGGTCGTATCTCGCGCTTCGGCCTGCTGGAAATGTCCCGTCAGCGCCTGCGTCCATCCCTGGGCGAAAGCAGCGGCATCGTTTGCCCGCGCTGCAACGGCACCGGCATCATCCGTGACGTCGAATCGTTGTCCCTGGCGATCCTGCGCCTGATCGAAGAAGAAGCCCTGAAGGACCGCACCGCCGAGGTTCGGGCCCAGGTGCCGATCCCGGTGGCGGCGTTCCTGCTCAATGAAAAACGTAATTCGATCACCAAGATCGAACTGCGCACCCGCGCCCGCATCGTGATCCTGCCGAACGACCACCTCGAGACGCCGCACTTCGAAGTGCAGCGCCTGCGTGACGACAGCCCCGAAGCTCATACCAACCAGTCCAGCTACGAAATCGCCGCGGCCGCCGCCGAAGTCGAAGACGTCCAGCCAGCTGCCGCCACCCGCACCCTGGTTCGCCAGGAAGCGGCGGTCAAGACCGCACCGGCCCGTGCCAACGCTCCGGTCCCGACCGAAGCCGCCGCGCCGGTTGCAGCCCCGGCCGCAGCGCCGGAACCAAGCCTGTTCAAAGGCCTGGTGAAGTCCCTGGTCAGCCTGTTCGCCACCAAGGAAGAGCCTGCTGCACCGGCCGTTGTCGCCAAGCCTGCCGCTACCGAGCGTCCGGCCCGCAACGAAGAACGCCGCAACGGTCGCCAGCAG includes:
- the rne gene encoding ribonuclease E, with product MKRMLINATQPEELRVALVDGQRLYDLDIESGAREQKKANIYKGRITRIEPSLEAAFVDFGSERHGFLPLKEISREYFKKAPEGRVNIKDVLSEGQEVIVQVEKEERGNKGAALTTFISLAGRYLVLMPNNPRAGGISRRIEGEERNELREALNGLVAPADMGLIVRTAGLGRSSEEMQWDLDYLLQLWTAIKEASLDRSAPFLIYQESNVIIRAIRDYLRQDIGEVLIDSVEAQDEALTFIRQVMPQYASKIKLYEDSVPLFNRFQIESQIETAFQRVVELPSGGSIVIDPTEALVSIDINSARATKGSDIEETALQTNLEAAEEIARQLRLRDIGGLIVIDFIDMTPAKNQRAVEEKVRECLEADRARVQVGRISRFGLLEMSRQRLRPSLGESSGIVCPRCNGTGIIRDVESLSLAILRLIEEEALKDRTAEVRAQVPIPVAAFLLNEKRNSITKIELRTRARIVILPNDHLETPHFEVQRLRDDSPEAHTNQSSYEIAAAAAEVEDVQPAAATRTLVRQEAAVKTAPARANAPVPTEAAAPVAAPAAAPEPSLFKGLVKSLVSLFATKEEPAAPAVVAKPAATERPARNEERRNGRQQTRNRNGRRDEERKPREERAPREERAPREPREERQPREAREEVPAVAREERAPRPPREERQPRAPREDRKPRGEREERVRELREPLDAAPAAAAATPATPAAERPARQPREERAPRPPREERQPRAEQAAAEASEEEVLNTEEQLQEDGQDHAEGDRPRRRSRGQRRRSNRRERQRDANGNVIEGSEESEAGENTEAPSAADLAAGLAVTAAVASSAISAPAEAQAHEQAERATAAVEEAAVEAPVVEATTPVEVTASPEVELAPVREAEPQAEAEAEAEPAPVVEQPLVAAEPAAEVSAVEMPAEETAPEPVREEQTAFNWNAEPAAPAPVAEPEPVVAVEPQVVEPAPVVEAPVVAEAVVAEAPAPVEAPAPVSALTPNGRAPNDPREVRRRKREAERLQKEAELAAAQAPAAEPAPVVEEVAEAAPAPVAEAPAESAPVIDEPQHAAEEEVAPRHTEALEKEHEPKPHA
- the rluC gene encoding 23S rRNA pseudouridine(955/2504/2580) synthase RluC → MTTTAPSTPGVQLLEVSPEYAGQRIDNFLLARLKGVPKTLIYRILRKGEVRVNKGRIKPEYKLQAGDVVRVPPVRVPERDEPVPLAQGLLQRLEAAIVFEDKALIVVNKPAGIAVHGGSGLNFGVIEAFRQLRPDTKELELVHRLDRDTSGLLMIAKKRSMLRHLHEQLRGDGVDKRYMALVRGRWETSVKQVRAPLLKSNLRSGERMVEVNEEGKEALTVFKVLRRFGDFATMVEAKPVTGRTHQIRVHTLHAGHCIAGDSKYGDDDFSKEIRDLGGKRLFLHAYMLTVPLPDGGELKLQAPVDDMWAKTVERLSAS
- a CDS encoding HAD-IIIA family hydrolase, encoding MHPDYKLLIFDWDGTLANSIGRIVESMHVASDRTGFARRDDFAVKGIIGLGLPEAIRSLYPEIADDELSVFRQHYADHYIALEAEPSPLFDGVADTLQTLRDEGYHLAVATGKARRGLDRVLKSHGWDDYFDITRAADETASKPHPLMLEQILAHCNVRPEQALMVGDSSFDLQMARNAGMGSVAVSYGAQTIEALRAFEPCLAIDHFPELHAWLSRRAG